Genomic DNA from Methanosarcina sp. MTP4:
GGAAATAGAGGCTACTGTAGTTGAAATAAAGTGTAAGGACCTCTCCATCCATGCTGTTTATCCAGTCCGCGAACTTTTCCGGGATCAGGGGGTAGCCTTCCCAGTCTTTTTCCGAGAAACGGAGTTCGAGGTCTTCACTCAGGTTTATATGCCTGAGCAGGATCGGGAGATCATTTTCGTAGACATATGCCGGGTCATATCCGTTAGTTAGATTTGAAGAGCCTTCGGAAATAAGGCATTTGAATCCCATTCCCGAAAGTAGCTTTCCCACTTTCCCGGAAAACAGGAGTTCGGTGTTTACGAAAGTCTCAGGGGCAGCCCCAAGCATTTCCTTGCTTATTTCTCTATGCTTCAACACTTCTTCCCTGAACCAGGTCGGGTTAGGGTAAAGGGCACTCAGGGAGTGATAGTAACAGTTTCCTGTAAATTCCACGCCTCTACTTTCTCCGAGGTCGCGGAAAGAATCAACAAGTTCCGGGTCCCACCTGCATTGTTCCAGGAAAAGTCCCGAGAGGTTCAGGGCATACTTGCCTCCCCCTTCTATGGATTCCAGCAGCAGGTCGTTAAGGCGCAACAGCTCCCTCCCTGTTTCCTGAAACCGCATAAAAATGTGCTCCATATCGAAGTATCGGTTGGGTTCAGGTGTCCCTGAAAAACCTTCTACAGGCCAGTACCATTTAGGACTGTAAGGCAAGTGCACCCCCCCGCACACGCATACCGCTTTCATAACATAATCATGATGTACGGTTGAGGTACTAAAACCTATTGTTTCCCCTGCTGCCGGGTTAGAGGGGGGCAAAAGTCAGGTGCCCTGGATAAAATTAGGAGCAAGCACTGAAAAATGATTCTGGTCAAAATGATTCCGGAAAATGATCCTGTGGAATACAACCCGGAAAAAACGATCCTTGGCAAAATGATTCTGAAAAATGATTCTGAAAAATGATTCTGAAAAATGATTCTGAAAAATGATTCTGAAAAATGATTCCGGATAAAAAAGTAAGTTTGCAAAAAATTATGAAATGGGTGATGGGAGTTATCCCATCATAAAATCGGTCAGGCTTTTGTATGCTGCAGTGAGTTCTTCCGGGGAAAGGGATATTTCAAAGTCCTTTCCTTTGATCTCCAGGGCACCCTCGCTGACAGTCCCGATTACGGTGTAGGGCACGTCTTTCAGGATTTTCTGGAGAGCTTCCGGCTCGGAAGTGGCAAGGATGGCTCTTGCAGGGGTTTCTGCAAAGAGGAGTTCATCTGCCTGCAGGTCTCCGGAAATTTCGCTCAGGTCCACTTTCGCCCCGAGGATTTTGCACATCCTGGCAAGGCCTGCTGTAAGCCCTCCAAGGGAGAGGTCATGGGCAGAGCTCAGTTTCCCGCTTTTCACAGCCTTGATGACAGCTTCTATTAATCTCGGGGCATTTTCCGGAACTTCCGGAGCTTTTCCGGCTTCCTGGGCTCCGAGGCAGGAGTAGTATTCGGAAGCTCCCATTTCGGGAGTTGTTTCTCCTACCAGGACAATGCTGTCCCCAGCTTTTGCAAAGAAGCTTGAGGGGAGAGGGGTTTCAAGATCCATCTTCCCTATCATTCCGATGGACGGCGTTGGGGGAATTGCGGTTCCCAACTCGTCGCTTTCGTTGTAGAGGGAAACATTTCCTCCCACAACAGGGATCGACAGTTCCCTTGCCGCGTCTCCGAGGCCCAGGACTGCTTGCTTGAACTGCCAGTAGATTTCCGGGCGTTCGGGGTTTCCAAAGTTCAGGCAGTTTACGATAGCCAGCCCTTCAGCTCCTTTTACGGCAAGGTTCATGGCGTTTTCGATAATCGCGGTCTTTCCGCCTGCATAGGGGTCAAGGAGAGTTGCCCTGGGCTGGCAGCCGCAGGAAAGGGCTATTCCTTTCTTGTCGGTGATCCTGAGGACTCCCGAGTCTTCTCCGGGAAGAACCACAGTCCTGAGCTGAACCTGGTGGTCGTACTGCCTGTAGATCCATTCCTTTGAGGCTATATTGTAAGAGGAAAGGACTGTCAGGATCGCCTGTTTCAGGTCTGCAGGACTTTCAGGTTTTTTGCCTTCTTCCCGGGCTTCCGGAGCTTTTGAAGGCCTCTCAAAGGTCGGGGCTCCTTCAGTAAGGAGGTCGACCGGGATGGTGGCAACGGTTTCTCCCCTGAATTCAATTGTGTAGTTCGGCTCTTCGGTAAGCTCGCCGATAACTGCGCCGTTAAGGTCATACTTCTCGATCAGGGCAAGCACGGCGTCCACATCTTCGGGAGCCACTTCAAAGAGCATACGTTCCTGGGACTCTGCAAGCAGGATTTCATAGGCGTTCATGTTGGGTTCGCGCTGGGGTACGGCATCTGCAATGATCCGGGCTCCCAGCTTGCCTTTGGCAGCCATCTCCGAGCTTGCTCCTCCGAGACCTGCGGCCCCGAGGTCCCTGCAGGACTTTACATAACCCTTTCCGGTGGCTTCAAGGGTCATTTCAATGACAAGTTTTTCGGTATACGGGTCGCCTACCTGGACGCTTGGCCTGTCATCGGCTTCAGCAGATTCCGAGAGGTCCCTTGAGGCAAAGGAGGCTCCTCCAAGCCCGTCCTTTCCAGTGCTTGACCCCGCAAGGACCAGCTTGTTCCCTGCTTTTTTAGCTATGGAAGTTATGACTTCCTCTTCCTTGCAGAGCCCCACGCATACCACGTTTACTAGGGGATTTCCGCTGTACTGCCGGTCAAAGAAGGTCTCACCATTAACCACCGGAACTCCGATACAGTTCCCATACCCTGCGATTCCCTTTATGATCTGTTCAAAGAGGAAGAGGTTTTTCGGGGTGTCAAGGGGGCCGAAGTAGAGCGGGTCCATGAGGGCAATCGGACGGGCTCCCATGGAAATAACGTCTCTTACAATGCCTCCAACTCCTGTGGCTGCCCCGTTGTAGGGGTCAACGTAGGACGGGTGGTTGTGGCTTTCCATGGCTATGGAGAGCACGTACCCGTCTTCGAAATTAATAATCGCAGCGTCGTCTCCCGGGCCGATCAGGACATTTTCGCCCGTGGTGGTGAAGGTCTTCAGGAGGGGGGCGCTTGAACGATATGAGCAGTGTTCACTCCACAGGTTTAAAAAACAGCCCTGCTCTACCAGGTTAGGCTCACGCCCAAGTTCTTTTTTTATGATCTTCAGGTCTTCTTCAGGTAACATTGCCTTGCCTCTGATTCTTAAAGCCTCTTTCGGATGTTCCAGGAATGCCAGGAACCGGGACCTTCCGGGCTGCTGACGGACCGATTCAGGTCTGGTTTCCGATCCCTTACTAATACTGGCTTCTTTTCCTGGTTCCCTGCAGGTTCGTTTATTAAGGTAACCCGAAAATTGAGGTTTGTTTTTTATAATCTGTCCCTGAGAATACAGGGTTTTTGATTGGTATTACTAGACTATGCCGTCATAAAGGGACAGGGATTAGATAAAGATTTCTTTGCGCCTGATAGAATGAGTCACGGATACCCTGTTGGCTTTAAGAAGAAACCGTTGTCTGTAAAAGCCTGGTGAGACAATGGGTAACTAAACCTTGCCTTCAATAGGTTATGTCCGCCAGCAAACCTTGCAGCTAAAAAAGTCTGTAGATCCGGTCGACCAAAATTGTCCGTAAAACCGGTCTCCAGAAAATGTCCGAAGATTCAATCAATATTCAATCAATATTCAATCAATATTCAATCAATATTCAATCAATATTCAATCAATATTCAATCGATCAAAATTCTCCGTAAAATCAGTGGCCGGAATAAATCTGTAAGGCAAACTACCAAAACAGTAACTTTTACCCTGGGTGATAACCGGGCCTCAGGTAAAAAAATAAAAATTGATTTTCTCTGGAGTATATATGATGTTATGATGTTTAGATTTGTTGGATAATTTTTTCCACTTTTGCTCCATTTTCGGTCAGGGAGTAATTCTCCTCCTTTTTAGAGACCAGTTCTTTTTCCTCCAGTTCCCTCAGGGTTTTTTCCATGGCTGGGTATACGATGTGCAGTGTTTTTGCGATGCGTTTCCCTTCCATTTCTCCCTTCGAGGCGAGCAGGGAGAGTACTTTTTGCCGTGCATTG
This window encodes:
- a CDS encoding alpha-amylase; the encoded protein is MHLPYSPKWYWPVEGFSGTPEPNRYFDMEHIFMRFQETGRELLRLNDLLLESIEGGGKYALNLSGLFLEQCRWDPELVDSFRDLGESRGVEFTGNCYYHSLSALYPNPTWFREEVLKHREISKEMLGAAPETFVNTELLFSGKVGKLLSGMGFKCLISEGSSNLTNGYDPAYVYENDLPILLRHINLSEDLELRFSEKDWEGYPLIPEKFADWINSMDGEVLTLYFNYSSLYFHHRKKSLVADFIRELPEKLEERGISMLTPSEVVKSFKPVKLPTLKTEQTIRYGMHNALGNKAQQLYLRELVQVGEELEEAGRKESPNYGKLKRVFGYLQQGDILFSMKSGENIREGYEKAVNYYSILSDFRRAVLEESNFPEKRVIPEKKTATAKRTVTEESPVPEERDIQEKSEGQGKRDIQEKRTVGEEKA
- a CDS encoding winged helix-turn-helix domain-containing protein; this encodes MNELIGFVNGSNARQKVLSLLASKGEMEGKRIAKTLHIVYPAMEKTLRELEEKELVSKKEENYSLTENGAKVEKIIQQI
- the purL gene encoding phosphoribosylformylglycinamidine synthase subunit PurL yields the protein MLPEEDLKIIKKELGREPNLVEQGCFLNLWSEHCSYRSSAPLLKTFTTTGENVLIGPGDDAAIINFEDGYVLSIAMESHNHPSYVDPYNGAATGVGGIVRDVISMGARPIALMDPLYFGPLDTPKNLFLFEQIIKGIAGYGNCIGVPVVNGETFFDRQYSGNPLVNVVCVGLCKEEEVITSIAKKAGNKLVLAGSSTGKDGLGGASFASRDLSESAEADDRPSVQVGDPYTEKLVIEMTLEATGKGYVKSCRDLGAAGLGGASSEMAAKGKLGARIIADAVPQREPNMNAYEILLAESQERMLFEVAPEDVDAVLALIEKYDLNGAVIGELTEEPNYTIEFRGETVATIPVDLLTEGAPTFERPSKAPEAREEGKKPESPADLKQAILTVLSSYNIASKEWIYRQYDHQVQLRTVVLPGEDSGVLRITDKKGIALSCGCQPRATLLDPYAGGKTAIIENAMNLAVKGAEGLAIVNCLNFGNPERPEIYWQFKQAVLGLGDAARELSIPVVGGNVSLYNESDELGTAIPPTPSIGMIGKMDLETPLPSSFFAKAGDSIVLVGETTPEMGASEYYSCLGAQEAGKAPEVPENAPRLIEAVIKAVKSGKLSSAHDLSLGGLTAGLARMCKILGAKVDLSEISGDLQADELLFAETPARAILATSEPEALQKILKDVPYTVIGTVSEGALEIKGKDFEISLSPEELTAAYKSLTDFMMG